In Pseudomonas sp. HR96, the DNA window CGACCTCTGGCAGCAGCTCGACGAGCAGGTCAACCGCCACCAGGTCAAATGGCAATGGGTGCGCGGCCACAATGGCCACCCCGGCAACGAGCGCGCCGACGAACTGGCCAACCGTGGCGTCGACGAAGTGCGCGCCCTGCGCCGCGCGCAGAGCCCGCAATAGCCGCTTGTGGTAAAGTGCCCCGCTGCCGAACCGTATCAACCGCCGGGATCTTCATAAATGGCCACTCGCTTCGTCGTACTCGATACTGAAACCACCGGTATGCCGGTCACCGATGGCCATCGGGTGATCGAGATCGGCTGCGTCGAGCTGCTCGGCCGGCGCCTGACCGGGCGCAATTTTCACGTCTATCTGCAACCTGATCGCTCCAGCGACGAGGGCGCGATCGGCGTGCACGGCATCACCGACGAGTTCCTGCTCGACAAGCCACGCTTTGCCGAGGTCGCCGACGAGTTCTTCGAGTTCATCGAAGGCGCGCACCTCATCATTCACAACGCGTCCTTCGACGTCGGCTTCCTCAACAACGAATTCAACCTGATCGGCCAGACCCACCGCGCCGACATCACCCAGCATTGCAGCATCCTCGACTCGCTGGCCATGGCCCGCGAGCGCCACCCTGGCCAGCGCAACAGCCTCGATGCGCTGTGCAAGCGCTATGGCGTCGACAACACCAACCGCCAGCTGCACGGCGCCTTGCTCGACTCGGAGATTCTCGCCGACGTCTACCTGGCCATGACCGGCGGCCAGACCAGCCTGTCGCTGGCTGGCAATTCCAGCGACGGCGCCAACGAGGGCGGTGCCGCCAGCCGTGGCAGCGAGATCCGTCGCCTGCCGGCCGGGCGACGTCCGGCTCCGGTGATCATGGCCTCTGCGCAGGAGCTGGCCGAGCACGCCGCGCGCCTGGAAGTCATCGCCAAGTCGGCCGGTGCCCCGGCGCTGTGGACGCAACTGCTGCAAGCCTGATGGGCGGCGCGCAAGCAGGGTTGGTGGTGCGCCTGGCGGACCACAGCTTCGCCGATTACGTGCGCGGCAGCGATTACGGCTTTCGGGTCCAGGCCTACGCCACGGCGGTGCCGGGCCAGCCGGTGGCCGATTGGCCGCGGCGGGCGGTGCCCCCCTATCGAAAATG includes these proteins:
- the dnaQ gene encoding DNA polymerase III subunit epsilon, giving the protein MATRFVVLDTETTGMPVTDGHRVIEIGCVELLGRRLTGRNFHVYLQPDRSSDEGAIGVHGITDEFLLDKPRFAEVADEFFEFIEGAHLIIHNASFDVGFLNNEFNLIGQTHRADITQHCSILDSLAMARERHPGQRNSLDALCKRYGVDNTNRQLHGALLDSEILADVYLAMTGGQTSLSLAGNSSDGANEGGAASRGSEIRRLPAGRRPAPVIMASAQELAEHAARLEVIAKSAGAPALWTQLLQA